DNA from Brachyspira aalborgi:
TACATAGCGATTTTGAAATTTGGCTTGAAAAATTAGCTCCCGAAAAACCGCATAGTCAATATAAACATAACGGATACGAAGATAACGCTGACGCTCACATGAAAAGACAAATTATGGGACGCGAGGTAGTCGTTGCAATTACGAATGGCAAACTTGATTTTGGAACTTGGGAACAAATTTTTTACGGAGAATATGACGGAAAAAGAAATAAAAGAGTTTTGATAAAAATTATAGGCGAATAAAAAAGGCAAGGATTTAATCCCTGCCTAAAAATAGTTTTCAATAATTTATATATTTTCAGAATAGGATGTATATTTAGCGTTAAATTTATCCATATCTACTTCTTTACAAATCTTTCCCGTAACCGCCGCAGTTATCATGCCGTCATTAACATTAAGCATAGTTCTTCCCATATCTATAATAGGCTCTATTCCCAAAAGAACGGCAACCAAACCTACGGGAAAATTCAAAGCGGAAAGCGTAATTAAAGCGGCGTTTGTAGCTCCTCCGCCGACTCCCGCTATTCCAAAACTTCCGATAGCTATTATTATTATAACCTTTATTAAAAAATAAGGCTCAAAAATATTTATTCCCAAAGTAGGCGCTATCATAGCGACAACCATAGCGGGATAAATTCCCGCGCATCCGTTTTGTCCTATTGTAACCGCTAGCGAAGCCGATAAATTTGATACTCCTTCGGAAATTCCCATTCCATTTGTTAAAGTAGAAGTAGTTAAAGGCAAAGTTCCCGCACTCGTTCTTGAAGAAAAAGCAAAAGTAAGAACTGCAAAAGCTTTTGAATAGTATTTAAAAGGATTATATCCGAATATTATAAGTATAATTGTATGAATTAAAAGCATAATAATTACAGCTACATAAGAAGCGATTAAAAACTGTCCTAATTGAGCGAAAGCATTTAAATCGCTTGAAGCCATAAATTTTGTCATAAGAGCCAATACGCCGAAAGGAGTTAATCTCATAACGAAAGAAACTATTTTCATTATAATATCATGTAAAGTTTGCATTATCTTAAAAAAGAAATCGAAAATTTCAGGTTTTTTATTTTTTAAGCCTAAAGCCGAAACTCCGATTAAAGCGGAAAAGAATACTACCGATAAAGTCGGCGAGCCTCCAAATCCCGCTAAAGACGAAAAGGGATTTGTAGGAATAATCTCTAATAATTGTTGAGGAATGGGCTTTGAATTAAAACTTTCAAGTCTGCCTTCGTAATTTGAAGCTCCTTGAGAAATATCGCCAACTAAAGATTGTAATTTTGAAGCGTCTAATCCAAAACCTTTTGAAACCAAAATTCCAACCAAAGCAGATATTGCGGTTGTTATCATTAATACCGCTATAATGCTGAAAGTCATTTTTTTCAAATTGCTTCCGCCTTTTATATTAATCAAAGCCATAGTTATAGAAACAAATATAAGAGGCATTACCAACATTTGCAAAAGCCTAACATATCCGTTGCCTACGATATTATACCAAATTATAGTTTTATTAATTATTTCTATATTTGATGCATATAAGGTTCTTAATAAAAAACCTAAAGCTAAACCCATAATTAACGCGCCTAATACTCTAAATGTAAAATCAATATGTTTCTTTTGCATTACATAAAGAATAGCCATTAATACTAAAAATATTATTATATTAATTAAAACATATAAACTCAAGTTAAAAACTCCTTTAATTAAAAAATATTTTAATTTAATTTTATTTATTTCTTTTTTCCTTGATTTGCCACAGCTTCCATAGCTTTTTTAACCGCTTCAGGGTCGCCTAAATATTGTTTATTAATCGCCTTAAAATTATCGTCAAGCTCATAAACTAAAGGCATTCCCGTTGGTATATTTAATTCTGTAATATCCGCATCCGAAATATTATCAAGATATTTTACTAAAGCTCTTAAACTATTGCCATGCGCCGCTATTATTATTTTTTTGCCCGCTTTAATATCGGGCAGAATAATATTTTCCCAATAAGGCACTACTCTTGCAACCGTATCTTTCAAACATTCGGTTAATGGAAGTTCTTTTTCGGTTAAACTTTTATATCTTGCGTCATGTCCTGGAAATCTTTCGTCAGTTTTTTCCAAAGCTGGAGGCGGGGTGTCATAACTTCTTCGCCAAACTTTAACCTGCTCTTCTCCATATTTTTCAGCCGTTTGAGATTTGTTTAATCCTTGCAAAGCTCCGTAATGCCTTTCATTTAACTGCCAAGCCTTTTCGACTGGTATCCATAAAAGTCCCATCTCTTCCAAAACTAAATTTAAAGTTTTTATCGCTCTTGTGAGAGTGGAAGTGTAGGCTTTATCGAAAGTAAATCCCGCTTTTTTTAATTCTTTACCGCCATTTTTAGCTTCTTCAATTCCTTTTTCAGATAGAGTAACATCAGCCCAACCCGTAAAAAGATTTTCCTTATTCCAAACGCTTTCTCCATGACGAATTAAAACTACTTTTGTCATTAAAAACTCCTATTTAATTATTTTTAAATTATTGCAATTATTATACATTAAATATAAAAAATAATAAAGAACAATTTTATAAAATATTTAATAAATAGAAAAAGTTGACAAATATTTTTTATTTAAGTATAATTTGAAATTGATATTTAGGAATAGATTATGTCTAAAAAAAATAAAAAAGAAAAAAATAATATTTCTTCTGGCGAGATAGTTAAAAATAAAAAAGCGCTTTTTAATTATGAGATTATAGAAAAATACGAATCTGGAATAGTTTTGCTTGGAACGGAAGTCAAATCTTTAAGAGAGCGAGCCGTAAATATGTCCGATAGCTACGCTTCGTTTAAAAAAGGCGAGCTTTTTATAGTTAATATGCATATATCTCAATATCATTTTGGAAATAGAAATAATCATGAGCCTTTGCGAGAGCGAAAACTTTTAATGAAAAAAAGAGAATTAAAGCGTTTATTCGGAAAAGTTAAAGAACAAGGACTTACTTTAATTCCAATAAGTTTATATTTTAGCAAAGGAAAAATTAAAGTTGAAATAGCTTTAGCGAAAGGCAAAAAACTTCATGACAAACGAGAAACTCTAAAAAGAAAAACTTTAGACAGAGAAATGGAAAGATATATCAAAAGATAATTTTTAAAATTAAAATAAACGCTTGATATATTTTTAAAAAGATTGTATAATTATAATTAATAAATATTTAAATTATTTTGTTGACAAAAATTTTAAATGTTTTATAATATTATTTAATTAATTAAAATAAATAGTTGACAAATTTTTTAAATATTTTATAATATTGTTAAATTAAATTAATCAATATTGAAAAAATTTAAAATAAACTATTGACTAATTTTTTTTAATGTTGTATAATTTAATTGATAAAAATATTTGCCGAGAAATCGGTGAGGAAAGTTTGATATGAAAATTACGATAAATAACAATACTGTAAATTTGTTAAGCAAAGCAAAGCAAAGCAAAGCAAAGCAAAGCAAAGCAAAGCAAAGCAAAGCAAAGCCATAATTGTCTTTTAAATAATAATTTTAAATTTTATATATTTCAATTTTTAAAGGCATTTAAATTTTTAAGTGTCTCAATTTTGTTGCATAATTTAGTTAAAATCTTTTTAACTTTAATCAATTTCGATAGCTTATCAAGGAAAATTAAAAATCCTTGTTTAGTTATAAAAAAATTTTATTCAAAAGGAGTGTGCAAAATGAAACACACAAAAAACATTCTTAAATCTTTATTAATAACGGTAATGGCTTTATCGTTATTGGCGGTTAGCTGTAGCAAGGACGAAGGCGGAAGCAAACCTACTAGCCCACAAACCGTAGTAGTTGATGCAGCGACAATGACAAGTGAATTATTGTCAATATTTACTTCAACTGTAGATGTACAAAATTCTAATCTTTTTGAATTAGATAGCGCTGTTACACCTCAACAAGGTAATGTGACTGTAAAAGCAGTAGCTAATAAACAAATTACAGATATAAAAGACCCATTGAAAAAATCAATTGATGAAGTAGCAAGCAAGAATGCTAGTGTAATTAAATTGACTAGCGATGATACTAAACTTGATGCTAATAAAAAATTAACTCTAACAATGGAGCCAGCAAATGCTAATGTAAAATTCGCTTCAGATGTAACTGATGGTCAAATATATACTTATGATGCTTCTACAGGAAAAGCTACATTAGTAGTAACAATAACCATACAATAATTCTATTTTAGAATTTTATTTAAGCTAACTAAAAAACAATAAAGATTTAAGCCAAAACCTCTATGTTCAAAAGAGCATAGGGGTTTTATTTTTTAATATGTCGTTGTAAACGAAGTAAATCAATCCGCTTTTAATAAAATTCATATATTTAATAAAACCAAATTTTTAAAGTTAACTTTATTAAATGTTGTGAAATAAAATATACTTGATATAATATTTTTTTATTGTATCATATAAACATTAAAATTTATTAGAAATTTTATGATTAAAAATTTATGGAGAAATTATGACATTTACCGATTTAATAATGAATTTAAATAAATTTTGGAGCGATAACGGTTGCATAATTCAGCAAGGCTATGATTTGGAAGTTGGAGCTGGAACTTTTAATCCCGCTACGGCTTTAAGGGCTTTGGGACCAGAGCCTTTCAATGTCGCTTATGTAGAGCCTTCAAGGAGACCGACTGACGGAAGATACGGAGAAAATCCGAATAGACTTCAACATTATTATCAATATCAGGTTATAATGAAACCTTCGCCCGATAATATTCAAGATTTATATATTGAAAGTTTGGGAGCTTTGGGAATAAATTTTAAAGACCATGATATTCGCTTTGTTCATGACGATTGGGAATCTCCGACACTTGGCGCTTGGGGATTGGGTTGGGAAGTTTGGCTTGACGGAATGGAAATAACTCAATTCACATATTTTCAAGCGGTTGGCGGAATAAACTTAAAACCTATAACGGGCGAGATTACCTACGGACTTGAAAGAATATGCATGTATTTGCAAAATGTAGATAATGTTTACGATTTAGAATGGGGACATGGAATAAAATACGGCGATGTTCATTTGCAAGGCGAAAAAGAATTTTCTAAATATAATTTTGAAATTGCAGATATCGACATGTATTTTAGACATTTCAAAGAATACGAAGAAGAATGCGATAAATGTCTTGCAAACGGATGCGTTCTTCCAGCTTACGATATGGTTATGAAAAGTTCGCATGTTTTTAATATGCTTGATGCAAGAAACGCAATTAGCGTAACGGAAAGAGCGGGCTATATAGCAAGAGTTAGAGAGCTTATGAAAAAAGTTTCTTCGGCTTATATTTCTTCAAGAGAGGCTATGAATTATCCTCTTATAAAAAATAAATAAAATTTAAGGATTATAAATTATGGAATTAAATTATAAAGAATTAGCTACAAAAATAATTGAATTGGTAGGAAAGGAAAATATATCTTCCGTATCTCATTGCGCGACAAGATTAAGATTAATTGTCAAAGATAAAAATAAAGTTAATGTTTCTGAAATTGAAAAATTAGAAAAAGTTAATGGAATATTTTTTGATGCTGGACAATATCAAATAATACTTGGCGAAAAAATAACGAAATATATTTTTAATGAAATTTCAAATATGGGATATACGATTATATAATTAGTTTTTTATTATTTATCTTTTCATTTTTGAAAATACATTTAAATATATTTTAGACATTTGCCATTCATATTTTAATTTTAATTTATTTTTTAATTTGAATGCAAAATCCGCGGTTTTATTTTTAGGACAAATCTTAAAACCGTCTCCGTTAAAATATCGCGCTGTAATCCAACCTTGTTTTCTTTTAGTATAAATAGCGTAAAAACTATCAATATTTTTTATTTTTAATTTTTCTTCTTCGATATTTATGGGACTTACAATTATGCTAAATTTTGAATTTTCTGGCGGTATAGAATAATTTTTATTCGCTTCAATTTCGTCTTTTTGAACATTATTATTATTTATAAAATTATTAAAATCGTTTGGATGCATTAAAATCATATTGCCGTTATTTTGTAATGCAAATATATATAAATATCCGTTTTTATTAGGATTAAATTTAAGGTTTATAAAATCTCCTTCGGTAACATTGCCGTTATAATATATTGAATTAGTTCTATTGCCTGAAGATATTTTTTCTATAGTAAAATTAATGTTGATATCGTTTTTTTTAGGCTCAACCGAATCAAATACTAACTTTGCAAAATATGCTTCCAAATAATCGGATATATTTTGAATAGTTGTCATAGCTTGATTTGAAGAGACTAATTTATATTCTTTTAAAATATCGTTTCTTTCAATATCGATAACATTAAAATTATATTTAAGCTCAAATCTTTCTTCTTCATTTTCATTATTATTATTATATCTTTTTTCGTTTCTTAAATTATTGCTTAAATTCGTATTGTTATTATTAGTAAAAAAAAGATTATTTAAAATAGTATCTTCTACTATTTTATAATTTTCAAATATTTGATTAAAAGCGTCTTTCAAATTATTGCTAAATCCAAAATTAGTTCCCGCTTGATTGCTATCTTCAATTTTATTTGTAGCCGTATTATTTGTTATTAATATTCTTTCGCTTTTAATGATTATTGCAATTCTAACATTTAAATTAGAGGCGACAGTTAAACCGTTTTTTAAATTTAATTGATTCGTTCCAAATAAATATTTTTTTTCTCTATCAACGGATATTGTCATTTTTTGTTTTAAGTAATGATATCTGTTTATAGTTCTAACGATTTCTTTTCTTAAAGGTTTATTTTCCTTAAAATGATTATCCAAATCTATAGTGGCGACTTTTAATTTTTTTTCTTTAAATTTTTCTTGAGGATATAAAGATAAATATAATACAAATAATAAAATTATATATTTTAAAATATTAGAAATTTTAAATTTCAAAATATCTCCTAATATTCAAGTTTTGGTTTTATCGAATTATTCTCTAAATTAATATTATCGAGAATATCCATTATTCTTGATAAATCGTCAGCGCTATAATATTCTATAACGATTTTACCTTCTTTGCCATTTTTATCTATAACATTAACTTTAGTCGAAAATATTTTTTCTAAATCGTTTTCAAGTTTTTTTATATTTGGGTCCTTTTTACGCGTTTCTTTTTCGTTAGAGATTGATTCTTTTTTTTCTTTCATTTCTTTTACTATTCTTTCGCATTCTCTAACCGAATAATTTTTTTCAATTATAAGTTTTGCAAAACTCTCTCTCTCTCTTTCGTTTTGTAAAGATAAAATAGCTCTTGCATGTCCTTCGGTAATTTTTCCTTCTAAAATTAAATTCTGTATATTTTCGCTTAAATCTAATATTCTCATAGAATTTGAAACCGCGCTTCTGCTTTTTCCTACTCTTTTTGCAAGCTCTTCTTGTTTGATATTTAAATCGTATATTAATTTTTTAAAACTTCTTGCAATTTCTATCGGGTTTAAATCCGCTCTCTGAATATTTTCAACTAATGTAAGCTCAAGCATTTTTGAATCGGCAATATTTTTAAGCACTAAAGCTGGAACTTTATTTCTTTCTAAAAATTTAAATGCTCTAAATCTTCTCTCCCCCGAAATTATCTGATATTTTCCGTCTTTCTCTCTTAATGTTATAGGAT
Protein-coding regions in this window:
- a CDS encoding secondary thiamine-phosphate synthase enzyme YjbQ encodes the protein MKSYRKVLDINYPKRRGYLNITPEVQKCLEESGIKEGLILCNAMNITASVFINDDESGLHSDFEIWLEKLAPEKPHSQYKHNGYEDNADAHMKRQIMGREVVVAITNGKLDFGTWEQIFYGEYDGKRNKRVLIKIIGE
- a CDS encoding DUF4384 domain-containing protein; this translates as MKFKISNILKYIILLFVLYLSLYPQEKFKEKKLKVATIDLDNHFKENKPLRKEIVRTINRYHYLKQKMTISVDREKKYLFGTNQLNLKNGLTVASNLNVRIAIIIKSERILITNNTATNKIEDSNQAGTNFGFSNNLKDAFNQIFENYKIVEDTILNNLFFTNNNNTNLSNNLRNEKRYNNNNENEEERFELKYNFNVIDIERNDILKEYKLVSSNQAMTTIQNISDYLEAYFAKLVFDSVEPKKNDININFTIEKISSGNRTNSIYYNGNVTEGDFINLKFNPNKNGYLYIFALQNNGNMILMHPNDFNNFINNNNVQKDEIEANKNYSIPPENSKFSIIVSPINIEEEKLKIKNIDSFYAIYTKRKQGWITARYFNGDGFKICPKNKTADFAFKLKNKLKLKYEWQMSKIYLNVFSKMKR
- a CDS encoding cation:dicarboxylate symporter family transporter; the encoded protein is MSLYVLINIIIFLVLMAILYVMQKKHIDFTFRVLGALIMGLALGFLLRTLYASNIEIINKTIIWYNIVGNGYVRLLQMLVMPLIFVSITMALINIKGGSNLKKMTFSIIAVLMITTAISALVGILVSKGFGLDASKLQSLVGDISQGASNYEGRLESFNSKPIPQQLLEIIPTNPFSSLAGFGGSPTLSVVFFSALIGVSALGLKNKKPEIFDFFFKIMQTLHDIIMKIVSFVMRLTPFGVLALMTKFMASSDLNAFAQLGQFLIASYVAVIIMLLIHTIILIIFGYNPFKYYSKAFAVLTFAFSSRTSAGTLPLTTSTLTNGMGISEGVSNLSASLAVTIGQNGCAGIYPAMVVAMIAPTLGINIFEPYFLIKVIIIIAIGSFGIAGVGGGATNAALITLSALNFPVGLVAVLLGIEPIIDMGRTMLNVNDGMITAAVTGKICKEVDMDKFNAKYTSYSENI
- the smpB gene encoding SsrA-binding protein SmpB, which encodes MSKKNKKEKNNISSGEIVKNKKALFNYEIIEKYESGIVLLGTEVKSLRERAVNMSDSYASFKKGELFIVNMHISQYHFGNRNNHEPLRERKLLMKKRELKRLFGKVKEQGLTLIPISLYFSKGKIKVEIALAKGKKLHDKRETLKRKTLDREMERYIKR
- a CDS encoding glycine--tRNA ligase subunit alpha, with the protein product MTFTDLIMNLNKFWSDNGCIIQQGYDLEVGAGTFNPATALRALGPEPFNVAYVEPSRRPTDGRYGENPNRLQHYYQYQVIMKPSPDNIQDLYIESLGALGINFKDHDIRFVHDDWESPTLGAWGLGWEVWLDGMEITQFTYFQAVGGINLKPITGEITYGLERICMYLQNVDNVYDLEWGHGIKYGDVHLQGEKEFSKYNFEIADIDMYFRHFKEYEEECDKCLANGCVLPAYDMVMKSSHVFNMLDARNAISVTERAGYIARVRELMKKVSSAYISSREAMNYPLIKNK
- the gpmA gene encoding 2,3-diphosphoglycerate-dependent phosphoglycerate mutase; the protein is MTKVVLIRHGESVWNKENLFTGWADVTLSEKGIEEAKNGGKELKKAGFTFDKAYTSTLTRAIKTLNLVLEEMGLLWIPVEKAWQLNERHYGALQGLNKSQTAEKYGEEQVKVWRRSYDTPPPALEKTDERFPGHDARYKSLTEKELPLTECLKDTVARVVPYWENIILPDIKAGKKIIIAAHGNSLRALVKYLDNISDADITELNIPTGMPLVYELDDNFKAINKQYLGDPEAVKKAMEAVANQGKKK
- a CDS encoding PTS transporter subunit EIIB, with the protein product MELNYKELATKIIELVGKENISSVSHCATRLRLIVKDKNKVNVSEIEKLEKVNGIFFDAGQYQIILGEKITKYIFNEISNMGYTII
- a CDS encoding ParB/RepB/Spo0J family partition protein; the protein is MSKKGGLGKGMKALINSGDRDIKKAVEEAEKNGVLEIDIKLIDMNPDQPRKIFDESEIKGLAESIKENGLINPITLREKDGKYQIISGERRFRAFKFLERNKVPALVLKNIADSKMLELTLVENIQRADLNPIEIARSFKKLIYDLNIKQEELAKRVGKSRSAVSNSMRILDLSENIQNLILEGKITEGHARAILSLQNERERESFAKLIIEKNYSVRECERIVKEMKEKKESISNEKETRKKDPNIKKLENDLEKIFSTKVNVIDKNGKEGKIVIEYYSADDLSRIMDILDNINLENNSIKPKLEY